DNA from Prunus persica cultivar Lovell chromosome G6, Prunus_persica_NCBIv2, whole genome shotgun sequence:
TTATTGCTGATTTAAAGATTACACACCACTGCCagaatattttccttttgtaatGAATTTGGTCAGGATCTCAACTTGGAGATCCATTAAGGATAAAGAACTGCCACTTCACATTAATTTATTGatgttatgaatttggttaGTATATGGACTTGGAGATTCATTTAGGATGTATTACTGCCTGTGCCAGTGATGAGTAATTTATTGATTTGAGACAACAGCACGGTGTGGGAGTGGTCAGAAGTTTTTGACAGGTCATCTGATATTAGTGGAATTCATTATACTTCTTGAAATATTTAATGTTTGCAATTCTAGTAATATTTGCTACACTTCTTCTCTGTCCATAAAGTACTTTTGAGGCAATTCTTTCATGTTGCAGGAAATTTTCATTGGACTTTTGAGGACGTTGCCAAATCAATAGTTTGCATGTGTATGTCTGGCCCTTTTCTCACTGGCTATACCCAGGTATGCTTTACTTGGAATGCGAAGTTTGGTTTTGCTTTTGATCTAATGAGGTCTTTATATTCCAATAACTCCCTGGCCTTTTTTAGACACTAAATGATTGGTATGACCGAGAAATTGATGCAATTAATGAACCATATCGTCCAATTCCCTCGGGGGCAATATCTGAGAATGAGGTAAGGGTGTACTTAACTGTGTTTTGTATAAACTAGAATGGATGACGACTACATTTTTAATCCTGTTCTTTTGTTGTTAAATTTTCCCTCAGGTCATTACTCAAATCTGGGTTCTGCTTTTAGGAGGCCTTAGCTGTGCTGGTATATTAGATGTGTGGGTAAGTAATTGAAATGGACTGGCTCTTTCTTACCAATGTAAATATTTAGATCAATGTCAATCATGAATTTCTGTCCTTTTTAGGCAGGACATAAGTTCCCCATAGTTTTCTACCTTGCTTTGGGTGGATCCTTTCTATCATACATTTACTCCGCTCCACCTTTGAAGGTAAGTTTTCCCCACTAtcaacaaatcaaatattCCAGAAGAAACTTTTCTTAACCCCTGACTAAGCTTCATGAGTTGTTGCAGCTGAAACAAAATGGATGGATTGgaaattttgcccttggagcAAGTTATATCAGTTTGCCATGGTGCGATATCCTCTACATGATCTCTTTTTTGTGAATTTACAAAAATTGAATGATTCATATAAGGGTTCAGAGCTCGCGATTTGATTTAGGAATCCTTTAGTAATTAAGATTGACGTGATTGTTTATGGTACCTAGATTCTTGAAATTTAAAGAAGTTTTATCTGGTATGCTACATGCAGCCAAGAACTGCATTGAATTGGATAATCATCATCCCTGCTCATTCGTTGAATTGGATACCTCTTAGGAATCTTGTTATAATGTAGCTCCCATTAATTAAGAACCGTCACCAATATATTCTTGTAGTTTGGTTAACTGCTAGAAGCTGTCTTAGGTTCAGGTAACGTATTTTGGTTCAATCTTTTATTGATAGGTGGGCTGGTCAGGCATTATTTGGGACCCTTACACCTGACATAATTGTCCTCACACTCTTGTACAGCATAGCTGGGGTATGTTTCTGAAAGAAGTTCCAAGTATCTTAACATGTGTTTACAAAAGATGATCTAACTGGCAGTGCATATTTTTCTGCCACATTTCAGTTGGGAATTGCTATTGTAAATGACTTCAAAAGTGTTGAAGGAGATAGAGCAATGGGACTTCAGGTcgtttattttctgttttacaatattttaaacaaTCTTAGATGCATACTTTGTAACATTATTGTTGCGATGCTGTTTGCAGTCACTCCCTGTAGCTTTCGGTTCAGAAACTGCCAAATGGATTTGCGTTGGCGCCATTGACATCACTCAGTTATCAATCGCTGGTATGTTGTGTTCATGCAGAGCAATTTAGGTCAAAGAGATTGTAATTGTTGAAGCTGGTTTTTGTGATCATCGGATGTGTGGGTTGTGTTGTTATGGTTGCAGGTTATCTGCTAGGGGCTGGTAAACCATATTATGCTTTAGCTCTCGTTGCTTTGATAGCTCCCCAAGTCTTTTTTCAGGTAAATCACTTTTAAAAGATTGTTATTCTTTCTAAAtcagttttccttttattaccACAGATAGACAGGTAGCTGTATATGTTATGCTCTTACATttagacattgcttatgctaAATTTTTTGCTCTGCAGTTCAAGTACTTTCTCAAAGACCCTGTCAAGTATGATGTTAAATATCAGGTATTGCTTCAAACCCTACTTAACATAATCTGATTTTGCACCATCAAAGAATCAGATATTCAAATCTGCTCTATTTACATTCCAGGCCAGCGCACAGCCGTTTCTAGTGCTTGGTCTTTTGGTAACAGCATTAGCGATGAGTCATTGATATTTTGAACGCATGGCGCTTGGGCACGAGATGAAATAAAAGAGAGGTATAGAGTGGCAATCACACAAATCACCGAATGCGGTACTTTGCCAGTCGTGTACAACAGCTACTACTAAAGTTTGTCTCCGTGACATTGTACCAAAGTTTTGCTGATTTGAGTGAAAATCAATTTACTGGGAAGTTGCTGTTGTAAATATGTTTCTTTTAGCAGTGTCATCTTTAGGTGAATGGTGGATCGGTAAATTCATTCGGATAAAGCAACAATCTGTTATTTATGCTCTTGAAAGGAATTTGACTGTTTGTTTTGTTACAATTTTGACTTAATGTTACGTGCCTCGCTTGAACATGACTAGATTGTTGAACTTAAGATATGAGATTGTAGTTGGACCTTTCGAAACCCTAGCAATTAGGATTATTATAGCAATCTGAACCCTAGTAATTAGAAGTACCATTGAGACCTGGTCAGTGATACAGTGATACAGTTAAGACAGGGAATTCCAAGCCCAACTTCagatacaaaagaaaacacaaggGTCACACATCGGGCAGTTGAGAGACAATACTGACAACATACTTGGGCAACAAGTAAGAAAACTACAACCAACTAGGAACCATCCTACAACTCTAGTTGGAGCAAAAACACTTGAAGCGAAAAGACCAAAGTGAGAGGCCTTGAGCTTGGAAAGTTAATAATGATCATGTTAGCGGCTCTTGGTTTTGTACTTGGACTCATCAATGGGGATGCCTTCCTCAGCAGCACGCTCTCCTCCAGACTTGTCCTTGGTGCTGAGCCCTCCTTTTTTCCCCATCTCACGGTACCCTTCATGGCCTATCTGCTCCTTCCTAGTCTCGCCGCCGCGGTGGCCCAACTCCCGGTACCCTTCATGACCCACCTGCTCCCTCCTTGTCTGCCCTCCGCGGCTCCGCCCTTCACCACCACAAAAATACAGAATTAGCCAGGTTAATAATGTGGAATTACACTAAGACCCGAGAAacaattacagaaaacaaaatccatgGAAAGAGTGGTTTTAGTTTACCTTCAGCAAGGTGCTCTTGAGCCTCGAGGCTCTTGCCACCAGTTCCACCAGGGACAACAACCTCTCCCTGCCTTGCCTTCTCGTCTAGTTCTTTTCTTCTGCTTGGGTCACTTCTTTCCTGCTCTGATGCCATCTCCTTTGAACTTCAAGTCTTTCTCACAAACTCTGAACTTACTATATATTGGAAGTTGAAATGAAATCTCTGCTAATATAATATGCGAAGTTGAATTGGAGGGAAATGGGGTGTTTATATAGAGGGAGGCTTGGAAAGTGAGTGAGGAGGCTGAGAGAAGGAGGAGGTGACACGTAAGAGCTGTTGAACTATGCTGTGATGACACGCAGGTGCTTTTGTCAGTGAAGATGTAGTGAGAAGGACGCGAGTCCATAGCTTCATGGTCATCACTAATTCTCTgtcttgtttctttcttttcttttctgttattTTCTTGTCCCAGCTCATACTCATAGGCTCCAGTGCAACCGCACGGTTGCCAAGAGATACGAGATGATCCTTTCTGTTAGGATGGCTCTGAGATGAACTTTAAGATCAGTGTAACTTTCCATTTATAATTAGAATTGAGTGGGCTTTTAGACTAGTAGTAACTAAGGAAAGTTAAAATCAgtgtaattttatattttaattatataggaaaaccctaatttatatgctcacttgttttttttttttttttggtcaaatagTCTGCAACATTGTATCCCTCTAATCTAAGTTGTGAAACGAATACATGGTACAACAATTACTCtgcatttttttggtttgttttaacCGTTTTGTGGAAAGACCAACAAACTCACGCCGCGTGGAGATATATGAGGAATTTTATATACTTCCCGAGTActaggttttgttttccattgATGAGGAACAAAACAATAAGAAACAACTACTTAACAAAGACTGATTGGCTATACTCACaaaccactttttttttttctatcaaaatcaccaaaatttcTTACAATAATCCATGGAACTTTGCAACTGCCTAACCAAAGGAAAGCTCGTGATGATTATACTATATGATTCAGATACCACTACATTTTGTATCACAATCTATGTAGGAccccaacaaataaaaagagagagagagagaccataCACTGAGTGACGATATTTTATTGAGATTCTTACTATGTAAATAGGAGTTTTTACATTCTTACCAATAGCAGTGTGACATGTgtacaaaacttttttttttgtgctttgataaattatttttgcatatgttTCAAACTGTGATTCGTAGGGAAGATAAGGGCccatttggttatgttttcattttcagagaACAAAAATACGTTCCAAAAACACTAAgaatgttttcataaaataacagaaaAAAAGTTTTCATTTGATATTTAAGTGTTGTAAGTTCTTTATGAGAAAAACTAATTTAAAAGTCTTACCAGTGACATAGATGAACCTAGCCCAGATCAACACGAGCAAGTGTTGGACGATGATTCAGAACCAGAGGACGATTATCCAGATTCATATGATGATGAGCTAGATCCAGTTGATGAATGGTTTGACGATGATCACTGAGTCGACCATGAACTCTTAAGGTTAGCATTGATTTAAAACGTAAGGTTAGAATCTCTGTCACCATCTTTGTATAGCTTTCTGTAATAACCCGGGAACCTTGCTCGAGCCACACTAAAATGGATTTGTAATGTGAGACTTTCAAAGGTAGTGGAAGTGCGCCTAAAGACCCAACCCAATAGTCTTCGTACAAGATTATTCAATCTCGGTATCAATATGTCAACTCTAATCTCATCTTGATAAAAGCTTTTATCTATTTCGACTCTTATCAAGATGAGATTAGAGTGGACCTATTGAGACTGAATGAtatccctttttttattttgcaagtAAAAACTCCTTTGAAGAATACCAGGTCCACGAAGACATCTGACTATGACTGACCACTGCCCTTGCTATTTATATGATCCAAGTCTGGAAAATCTTTTTGATAAGCCAAGTTGTTGTTTCCTATAACATCAAAACTGGATCGATATTTTCACCTATCCTAAATTCTAAATGAAGAAATCAGagaaaaagtagaaaaacATGGCACAATATTAACGAGGTTCGACAACTTTGCCCAACTACGTCCCCTGTGGAATTTGAGACTATTATTGATCATGAGAACAACACACACATAAGCAAGCCTTTACAAAAAGGAAGATGACGAGGTTTATAACTGGAAACAAACATAAGTCGTTCCGATCCTGTTGTTCCTGCAAATTAGTCGTACACAATTTTAGCATCCCTTTGCTCAAGATGTGATGTTCCTCCTCACCGGCCATTTGCTCATGCATAAAACTGATATTGGATTTGATTTCAAGGTGGAAATTAGATTCAAGAGCAAGGATGGGATGTGCTATCAAGTATCATATGGAGATCGAGAATACAAAAGCTGAGAAAACTTAGCACTGAAGCTCCACCCCAActttacacacacacaaccaaAAGGATTACATAAGGGCgtcaaacaaaaacacaccaGCTAGCTAGAGATTAAAATCACACCATCATCCCTACTACAACTTTATTTTACACACACACGTAGTAGCTAGAAACATCAAAAACCAAAGTCATGGTCAAGTCAACGAGGCCCTAGAAGCCTGGAAGCTGGAGCTCTTCAAAGTCACTCATTAGAACGACCGTTCGTTTTGTACTTGGACTCGTCAAGTGGGATTCCTTCCTCCGCAGCACGCTCTCCTCCGGACTTGTCAGTTGTGCTCAGTCCACCCTTCTTCCCCATCTCATGGTACCCCTCATGCCCTATCTCATTCTTCCTTGTCTGCCCTCCACGGCTCCTTCCTATCgatcatatacacatatacatatcATCACATATTAGTTCACTTAAGAGAGAGACacacaaaagagagagatattatatatattaaacctTCAGCAAGGTGCTCTTGAGCCTCAAGGCTCTTGCCACCTGTTCCACCAGGGATGACAACCTCTCCCTTTCTTGCCTTCTCGTCCAGCTCCCTTCTTTTCTGTGGATCCATTTTTTCTGATGCCATCTCTTTTCAACTAAAaactcttcttccttttcacaAACTCTACAAACTCAAAGTACGTCAAGTTAACTGAAATCTCCTTTTCTTATGGTGAGTTTGAAATGGAGGGACATGGGGTGTTTATATATTAGGTGATGGTGGAGgcaaggaggaggaggaggtgacACGTAATGGGGTAAACGCGGCTGATGGGGAGCTCTAGAGCCATGCTGTGTCGACACGCAGTTGTTTTCAGTATGTGAAAATTGTGTTTGACATGCAGTAAGAATGACACGAGTCCATTGCTTTATGGTGACTCAATGAATCATCAATGTGTGAGGAGGAAACCAAATATGGACAATGTCTACCTTAAATTGGTACCAAATAATGTTTTCTCTAATGGCATGATCAATGTGGTGAAGTTCGTTGGACACAAGTTTATTTGACTTTGGATAATTCATTCACTTTATAGAATAGAATGGTCATGtttggatgataatgatgagtttaatgaagaaaatattgaGTCATATGGTCAATGAAAATgtttaaattcaataatttCCCTATATCACAGAAACAACTGAATTGAACATGTACGTGACACGGGAGGTGGTAATGGTTTTTAATCGTTTGAGTTACAAATCCAGTCTAGTCTCTGAGTTGTGCGGTACCGCATGTAAAGTGTGAAACTTTAGTGGACCATATAAGTGGGCCTCAAATGGCCTTAAGACAATTGTAACTATCATGTTTCTCATTGAGGGGCTGGCCAACAATTATCGCCCAAGTTTGAAGGGGGATTTTGTGCTTAAAAAGCCCGCTTGTGTGGAAACCTACCACTAAAGCCGGCGGCCCATCAGATCCAAAACACGAGGCCACCTGAATTTGCTGCGACGAATCCCGAGTCACGGCGTCTCAAATAAAGATTCTCATTTCATCGTCAccatttattgtttgtttacGCATAAAACACATGCTTAGGACAGGAAAACAAAACGCACCGTACTTAAACACTAATTAATTACCCCTAATGGCTGCTTAATTCTTCATTAAcgaacaaagaagaagaattctAATTTCTTCACCTCCACAACGAATGAGACAGGAGAAGTCGAGAACAGAAGAGAGAcgaatttctcttcttcctcttcttcttctcaacaAAACCCTGTTTTCATTTCCCACAGAGAGATTCAGTGTCACAAAACcatgaaagaaaaccaaaatgaaaGCTCCAATCCGACGGCCAGTCCAACCAAGAGACCCATCCCGCCGTACGTCAAGGCCTTGTCCGGTTCGCTCGGGGGGATCGTGGAGGCCACGTGTCTGCAGCCCATCGACGTCATCAAGACCCGGCTCCAGCTGGACCGGACCGGCTCCTACAAGGGAATTATCCACTGCGGCGCCACGGTTTCGCGCACCGAAGGTGTTCGCGCTCTCTGGAAGGGCTTGACCCCCTTTGCCACTCACCTGACCTTGAAGTATGCGCTTCGGATGGGCTCCAATGCGGTGCTTCAGGGCGCGTTCAAGGACGCTGAGACTGGGAAGGTCAGCAATCACGGGCGGCTCATTTCTGGGTTTGGAGCTGGAGTTCTTGAAGCTCTTGTTATCGTTACGCCTTTTGAGGTTAGTGCATttgttttcaagttttcaattgcaaatgatatatatatattttttgggaaTTCTATGGTTATTTGAAtgtgggttggatttgtgtcGTGGGTTTCAGTTGATAATTCTAGAAAagcttaaaattttcatttgtggATTTCTCTATGCTCTGGCAATTGTGGCTTAACTCAGTTCATTAACAGAGAATTTAAAGAATTTAGAAGCTGGGCATTTAGGGGTCTTCAGTAATTACTTCGAAATTTTGATGACTGATAAGAAAATTCAGGGAAGATAGTAaatcattttgtttattgagGAACCAGCTTAGCCTTTGAATTGCTCATTACACTTATTAAAGTCATTCTCTTCATTGTTTGTAAGCAttggtttgaagtttgaacaTGTATGGACTGTAAGCATCAATCTGGGATTGCTTAAATTCTTCTGCAAGTTGTATTAGTTAAATTTAGTTTGCAGCTGTCGTGGTTAGCTGGTTAAGTTACTTTAAGTTTAAGTTGCTGATCTGTTCATTgaatacaataaaaaaattatacatgtTCATTATGAGCATTGTCTTCATGAATAATGGGAAGACTTAAGAAGttgatttggaattttattgGTGCAGGTGGTGAAAATTAGATTGCAGCAACAGAAGGGATTGAGTCATGATCTTCTAAAGTATAAGGGTCCTATTCACTGTGCTCGTATGATCATCCGGGAGGAAGGTATCCTTGGGCTCTGGTCAGGGGCTGCTCCAACTGTTATGCGCAATGGGACGAATCAGGCTGCCATGTTTACAGCCAAAAATGCCTTTGACGTTCTCTTGTGGAAGAAACATGAAGGAGACGGGAGGGTCCTGCTGCCATGGCAGTCTATGATATCGGGTTTCCTTGCAGGCACAGCAGGTCCCGTTTGCACGGGTCCCTTTGATGTTGTGAAAACAAGACTGATGGCTCAGAGCCGAGGTGTGGATGGCCAGATGAAATACAAAGGCATGATCCATGCAATCAGGACAATATATGCAGAGGAAGGGCTTCTTGCCTTGTGGAAAGGACTGCTGCCTCGGCTCATGAGGATACCACCTGGGCAGGCCATTGTGTGGACGGTGGCTGACCAAGTAATAGGATTGTATGAGAGACGATATCTTCCGAGTGCAGCTTTGTAGGTATCATCATTTCATTGGTTTTCTTGTTCTGGTTTTCTAGTCCATTGAGAGCATACGATCCTCAAATCATCTTCATTCTTAACTGTTAGCATTTCTTCTTTGAGTTTCTTTTGATTCTCTGAATGAACATCGGCTTTTTTGGACGGTATCAATATTTTTGAAGTTTAGGTGGGAGAATAGGCAACTTCTCATCTTACAGAAATAAATTCCATGTTGTTTTCGATATGAGCGTGAGAATGTATCGATGGAATTACAAATTTTGTGTTCTCTCTATGTCAATCCTATTTTCTTCATGTTTGTATCATGGGAGTGAAAAGCATTTTAGGCCCTATAATCCCATTGCGCATAATGGTTGGGCCAACTCCTCGGCCTAGCCCATGGTTGCTGTCTTACTTTATGATCTATTACAAAGCCCCTCATGGTTTCTGGAACAAATTATGCAGAATATAGGGGTGGCCAATGGCCACAATCCAATCCGGTTCTAATCGGTTTCACACCAAACCTGCGACCGAGTACTTTTTAATGGGTCAATTATGTTCGCTTTTAAGTATAGTCGTGGATGAAACAAACCGAATCCAGCCTGTTTGGTTCAGTTTTAGTTTGGCAAgataagttttttttgggggtccgAGTTTGGCATGTTAAGTTCAAGcccaagtttttatttatttacattttcTAGAATGGGAAATTAAATTGGGC
Protein-coding regions in this window:
- the LOC18773483 gene encoding late embryogenesis abundant protein B19.3, with the protein product MASEKMDPQKRRELDEKARKGEVVIPGGTGGKSLEAQEHLAEGRSRGGQTRKNEIGHEGYHEMGKKGGLSTTDKSGGERAAEEGIPLDESKYKTNGRSNDSKEMASEQERSDPSRRKELDEKARQGEVVVPGGTGGKSLEAQEHLAEGRSRGGQTRREQVGHEGYRELGHRGGETRKEQIGHEGYREMGKKGGLSTKDKSGGERAAEEGIPIDESKYKTKSR
- the LOC18773099 gene encoding mitochondrial succinate-fumarate transporter 1, which gives rise to MKENQNESSNPTASPTKRPIPPYVKALSGSLGGIVEATCLQPIDVIKTRLQLDRTGSYKGIIHCGATVSRTEGVRALWKGLTPFATHLTLKYALRMGSNAVLQGAFKDAETGKVSNHGRLISGFGAGVLEALVIVTPFEVVKIRLQQQKGLSHDLLKYKGPIHCARMIIREEGILGLWSGAAPTVMRNGTNQAAMFTAKNAFDVLLWKKHEGDGRVLLPWQSMISGFLAGTAGPVCTGPFDVVKTRLMAQSRGVDGQMKYKGMIHAIRTIYAEEGLLALWKGLLPRLMRIPPGQAIVWTVADQVIGLYERRYLPSAAL
- the LOC18774974 gene encoding chlorophyll synthase, chloroplastic; the protein is MASVLNTVSSIRLSKLNASRVRTQSNLAPISVSFTRRRLTVRAAETDTNEAVEPQVPDKAPAKNGSSFNQLLGIKGASQETNKWKIRLQLTKPVTWPPLVWGVVCGAAASGNFHWTFEDVAKSIVCMCMSGPFLTGYTQTLNDWYDREIDAINEPYRPIPSGAISENEVITQIWVLLLGGLSCAGILDVWAGHKFPIVFYLALGGSFLSYIYSAPPLKLKQNGWIGNFALGASYISLPWWAGQALFGTLTPDIIVLTLLYSIAGLGIAIVNDFKSVEGDRAMGLQSLPVAFGSETAKWICVGAIDITQLSIAGYLLGAGKPYYALALVALIAPQVFFQFKYFLKDPVKYDVKYQASAQPFLVLGLLVTALAMSH